A genomic window from Synechococcus sp. WH 8016 includes:
- the lgt gene encoding prolipoprotein diacylglyceryl transferase encodes MIIPAVFTSPGPVLFQLGPLTLRWYGLLIALAVLIGLNLSSWLAKQRNLESGLISDLLPILVLAAIIGARFYYVAFEWRSYQNSWWDMFAIWQGGIAIHGALIGGTISVILFCRWRKVSFWDLLDVLVPSVILGQTIGRWGNFFNSEAFGVPTQLPWKLFIPYSSRPPIFADSEFFHPTFLYESIWNLAIFILLMTLFQWGKSGRIPLPSGALSCIYLLCYSLGRVWIEGLRIDPLCLGGVPPFCDGGLRIAQLMSLSLLLLAGFGLFWLYGKRKSLPDPGLRTPGTS; translated from the coding sequence GTGATCATTCCCGCTGTCTTCACATCACCTGGGCCCGTGCTTTTTCAGCTCGGGCCTCTTACTTTGCGCTGGTACGGCCTGCTTATTGCCCTGGCGGTACTGATTGGCCTCAATTTATCGAGCTGGTTGGCTAAGCAGAGAAATCTCGAATCGGGATTGATTAGCGACCTTTTGCCGATCCTTGTGTTGGCGGCCATCATCGGCGCGCGTTTTTACTATGTCGCCTTTGAATGGCGCTCCTATCAAAATTCTTGGTGGGACATGTTTGCGATTTGGCAAGGGGGTATTGCAATTCATGGAGCATTGATTGGAGGCACGATCTCCGTGATTTTGTTCTGTCGTTGGCGGAAAGTTTCCTTTTGGGACCTGCTCGATGTTTTGGTTCCATCGGTCATTCTTGGCCAAACAATCGGTCGCTGGGGAAATTTTTTCAATTCAGAAGCCTTTGGGGTTCCAACCCAATTGCCTTGGAAATTGTTCATTCCTTATTCAAGCCGTCCGCCAATCTTTGCCGATTCAGAATTTTTTCATCCCACATTCCTTTACGAATCGATTTGGAATTTGGCGATTTTTATTTTGCTGATGACGCTATTTCAATGGGGGAAGAGCGGTCGGATTCCACTCCCATCAGGCGCTTTGAGTTGCATATATCTGCTCTGCTACAGCCTTGGCCGTGTGTGGATCGAGGGCCTGCGCATTGATCCGCTTTGCTTGGGAGGCGTTCCACCATTTTGCGATGGAGGCTTGAGGATTGCTCAGTTGATGAGCCTCTCATTGCTGCTGCTTGCGGGCTTTGGTTTGTTTTGGCTATACGGGAAACGAAAGTCATTGCCTGATCCAGGCTTGCGCACACCAGGTACTTCATGA
- the petA gene encoding cytochrome f, with protein sequence MRRLLSSTFAALIVGLAVFSAPAASWAYPFWAQQNYDSPREATGKIVCANCHLAQKLTQAEVPQSVLPDSVFKAVVKIPYDTGVQELGADGSQVPLQVGAVVMLPDGFTLAPQDRWTDEIKEETEGVYFTEYSDDQPNVILVGPIPGDEHQEIVFPVLAPDPATDSSISFGKYSIHVGGNRGRGQVYPTGEKSNNTVYTAPASGSVTSIEPGDNGASVVTVKSADGAEITETIPVGPTLQVSVGDVVEAGAPITNDPNVGGFGQLDTEVVLQNPVRIYGMLAFFAAVALAQIMLVLKKRQIEKVQAAEGV encoded by the coding sequence ATGCGTCGCCTGCTCTCCTCCACATTTGCCGCACTGATCGTCGGTCTTGCTGTCTTCAGCGCACCCGCTGCAAGTTGGGCCTATCCCTTCTGGGCACAACAAAATTACGATTCTCCCCGGGAGGCTACCGGCAAGATCGTTTGTGCGAATTGCCACTTGGCCCAAAAGCTCACTCAGGCAGAAGTGCCTCAGTCCGTTCTGCCTGACAGCGTCTTCAAGGCCGTTGTCAAGATCCCTTACGACACCGGCGTTCAAGAGCTTGGTGCTGATGGCAGTCAGGTCCCCCTTCAGGTGGGAGCTGTTGTGATGCTTCCTGATGGCTTCACGCTCGCTCCTCAGGATCGCTGGACCGATGAGATCAAGGAGGAAACAGAGGGTGTTTATTTCACCGAGTACAGCGATGACCAACCCAATGTGATTTTGGTGGGTCCCATTCCTGGTGATGAGCACCAGGAGATTGTCTTCCCTGTGCTGGCTCCTGACCCCGCGACGGACAGCAGCATCAGTTTTGGTAAGTACTCCATTCACGTTGGTGGAAACCGTGGCCGCGGCCAGGTGTACCCAACAGGTGAGAAGAGCAACAACACCGTCTATACGGCTCCGGCTTCTGGCTCTGTTACTTCCATTGAGCCAGGCGACAATGGGGCCAGCGTGGTCACTGTGAAGTCCGCTGATGGCGCTGAAATTACCGAGACCATTCCAGTGGGTCCCACCCTGCAGGTCTCTGTGGGAGATGTGGTTGAAGCTGGAGCCCCGATCACGAACGATCCCAATGTTGGTGGATTCGGTCAGCTCGATACCGAAGTCGTTCTTCAGAATCCTGTTCGTATCTACGGGATGCTTGCCTTCTTCGCAGCGGTTGCTTTGGCTCAGATCATGCTGGTTCTTAAAAAGAGGCAGATTGAGAAAGTTCAAGCTGCTGAAGGCGTCTGA
- the petC gene encoding cytochrome b6-f complex iron-sulfur subunit produces MTQMPASDVPGMGRRQFMNLLTFGSVTGVALGALYPVANYFIPPRAAGGGGGTSAKDELGNAVTASGWLSGHAEGDRSLVQGLKGDPTYLIVEGPDAIGSYGINAICTHLGCVVPWNSGANKFMCPCHGSQYDATGKVVRGPAPLSLALANVSVDNDNVFVSQWTETDFRTGEKPWWS; encoded by the coding sequence ATGACTCAGATGCCAGCTAGTGATGTGCCCGGTATGGGCCGTCGGCAGTTCATGAATCTGCTGACCTTCGGATCCGTCACAGGCGTGGCCCTGGGGGCGCTTTATCCGGTGGCGAACTACTTCATCCCGCCCAGGGCTGCCGGGGGCGGTGGTGGAACCAGCGCCAAAGACGAGCTCGGAAACGCAGTCACCGCGAGCGGCTGGTTGAGTGGCCACGCAGAGGGTGATCGCAGCCTTGTCCAAGGCTTGAAAGGTGATCCCACCTACTTGATCGTGGAAGGCCCTGATGCGATCGGGAGCTACGGCATCAACGCCATTTGCACTCACCTGGGTTGTGTTGTCCCCTGGAACAGCGGCGCCAACAAATTCATGTGCCCTTGCCACGGCAGTCAGTACGACGCCACAGGCAAGGTGGTTCGCGGCCCAGCGCCTCTGTCCTTGGCCTTGGCCAATGTCAGCGTCGACAACGACAACGTGTTTGTCAGTCAGTGGACTGAAACCGATTTCCGGACGGGCGAAAAGCCCTGGTGGTCCTGA
- a CDS encoding DUF3067 family protein, with protein sequence MIHSAVSVLVDPPLEQSIPPLTVDEVVDLLRKRWQASYDMQVVVRRKRMYLQVMWAYLEQQSFPLDEEEYRTHLAQVLDVVNRLGQAGDVRSWLNDTRDRPRLGKALSLQLQGEGRLEEFLV encoded by the coding sequence ATGATCCACTCAGCCGTTTCCGTGCTTGTAGACCCACCCTTGGAACAATCCATCCCTCCATTAACGGTCGACGAGGTGGTTGACCTGCTGCGGAAGCGCTGGCAAGCCAGCTACGACATGCAAGTCGTTGTAAGGCGAAAGCGGATGTACCTCCAAGTGATGTGGGCCTATCTGGAGCAGCAATCCTTCCCCTTAGACGAGGAGGAGTACCGCACCCATCTAGCCCAAGTGCTGGACGTGGTGAATCGCTTAGGCCAGGCAGGCGACGTGCGTTCGTGGTTAAACGACACACGGGACCGTCCCCGACTGGGCAAAGCCCTCAGCCTGCAGCTGCAGGGGGAGGGGCGTCTGGAGGAGTTTCTGGTTTGA
- the tatC gene encoding twin-arginine translocase subunit TatC translates to MSLVDHLEELRQRVFRSLIAIVTGALACLVAVKPLVRILEEPAGSIRFLQLAPGEFLFVSFKVAGYAGLTLAIPYVLYQGLAFVLPGLTRNERRLIAPAVAGSAVLFFAGIAFSWWALIPAALGFLVSYGADVVEPIWSIERYLDFVLLLMLSTGLAFQLPVLQLLLGLFGLVRWKRMLSAWRWVVLLAALAGAVLTPSTDPITMSLLAGAISGLFFIGVALVAAVERFKPETPPDAPPPAAAG, encoded by the coding sequence ATGTCCCTGGTCGATCACCTGGAGGAGCTCCGTCAGCGCGTTTTTCGCAGCCTGATTGCGATTGTGACGGGTGCTTTGGCTTGCCTTGTTGCGGTGAAACCGTTGGTAAGGATCTTGGAGGAACCCGCGGGATCGATCCGATTTCTTCAGTTGGCGCCTGGAGAATTCCTGTTCGTTTCGTTCAAGGTTGCCGGTTACGCAGGACTCACCTTGGCGATTCCTTACGTCTTGTATCAAGGCTTGGCTTTCGTTTTGCCCGGTCTCACCCGCAATGAGCGTCGACTCATCGCTCCCGCTGTAGCGGGCTCAGCGGTGCTGTTTTTTGCAGGAATTGCTTTTTCCTGGTGGGCGCTGATCCCAGCGGCCCTTGGCTTTTTGGTGAGCTACGGGGCTGATGTGGTGGAGCCGATTTGGTCGATCGAGCGCTACCTCGATTTTGTGCTTCTGCTGATGCTTTCCACTGGATTGGCTTTTCAGTTGCCCGTTCTGCAGCTACTGCTTGGCTTATTTGGGTTGGTCCGTTGGAAGCGGATGCTCTCGGCCTGGCGTTGGGTCGTGTTGCTGGCAGCGCTGGCCGGCGCCGTTTTGACGCCATCCACCGATCCGATCACGATGTCGTTGCTAGCCGGTGCGATCTCAGGCCTGTTTTTCATTGGCGTCGCTCTCGTGGCGGCCGTGGAACGGTTCAAACCAGAAACTCCTCCAGACGCCCCTCCCCCTGCAGCTGCAGGCTGA
- a CDS encoding NFACT family protein has translation MASQSPQVMDLTSLRAVLADLRARLLPSRFEKAQQPDPQTLQLGFRTLRGMIWLELSWKAEVPRLVEIEPPPKQGAGSTLAQQIQHGLRQLALTELCQEGFERVVQFQLAPRPGQPPQRTLVLELMGRHSNLLLLDERQRITAIARQVRSHQSRIRPIGTGDVYSPPPALQGMAPRLDEPQQRWRERLELLPLSLEKAMRSAYQGISPVLAKQLADQHDDAAKARLATSVHALSEQEWQLLHQRWQCWLKALETGAFELQFDGPNSYRVWNPGSASLSEGTSLEECSTGGEPLSLRLGQYYSTVLQRQDLNRATQDLQKQLKQLRTREEALLADQRAGLEETGGADDLQQQGDALLCQVSPNRETIDRAQKLYGRARKLRRAVPALEERLQHHQSRLVLLEGSESFLEELIGADWDGLEARTKSLLDLREELDDLLAPKRLRRRRRQGSRRVDPQPLEIRSPTGLLIQVGRNHRQNDWISLRRARPGDLWFHAQECPGSHVVLKASAGFADDDDVTLAADLAAWFSRARGNRRVAVVKAPVEHLQRIAGAALGTVQHKDGEVVWAEPDRARQQLIAGKLLA, from the coding sequence ATGGCCAGCCAAAGTCCGCAAGTGATGGATCTCACCAGCCTGAGGGCTGTGCTGGCGGATTTACGTGCCCGGTTGCTACCGAGCCGATTTGAGAAGGCGCAACAGCCTGATCCTCAGACGCTCCAGCTCGGATTTCGCACCCTGCGAGGAATGATTTGGTTGGAACTGAGCTGGAAAGCAGAGGTTCCCCGGTTGGTTGAAATCGAGCCGCCCCCGAAGCAGGGTGCAGGAAGCACGCTGGCGCAACAGATCCAACATGGGCTCCGCCAACTGGCCCTTACGGAGCTCTGTCAGGAAGGGTTTGAACGGGTCGTGCAATTTCAGTTGGCGCCTCGACCTGGACAGCCTCCCCAGCGCACCTTGGTGCTCGAACTGATGGGGCGCCATAGCAATTTGTTGTTGCTCGATGAGCGGCAACGCATCACGGCGATTGCGCGTCAGGTCCGCTCGCATCAGTCGAGAATTAGGCCGATTGGTACGGGGGATGTCTATAGCCCTCCTCCGGCTCTTCAAGGCATGGCTCCCCGGCTGGATGAGCCTCAGCAGCGCTGGAGAGAGCGCTTAGAGCTGTTGCCGCTAAGCCTGGAAAAGGCGATGCGCAGTGCTTACCAGGGCATTAGTCCGGTGCTGGCGAAGCAGCTGGCTGACCAGCACGACGATGCAGCCAAAGCGCGATTGGCGACAAGCGTTCATGCGCTGAGCGAGCAGGAGTGGCAGCTGTTGCACCAGCGTTGGCAGTGCTGGTTGAAGGCGCTGGAGACCGGCGCGTTTGAGCTGCAGTTTGATGGGCCCAATTCCTATCGCGTTTGGAATCCTGGCTCTGCATCGTTATCTGAAGGGACATCGTTAGAGGAGTGTTCAACGGGTGGGGAGCCCCTCAGCCTTCGTTTGGGTCAGTACTACTCCACCGTTCTCCAGCGTCAGGACTTGAATCGCGCCACGCAGGATTTGCAAAAGCAGCTCAAGCAGTTAAGGACCCGTGAGGAGGCTCTTTTGGCCGACCAGAGGGCTGGTTTAGAGGAGACGGGCGGTGCCGATGACTTGCAACAGCAGGGAGATGCGTTGTTGTGCCAGGTGAGTCCGAATCGGGAGACCATCGATCGCGCGCAGAAGTTGTATGGAAGAGCGCGAAAACTGAGACGGGCGGTGCCAGCGCTGGAAGAACGGCTGCAGCATCACCAAAGCCGCTTGGTCTTGCTCGAGGGCAGTGAAAGCTTTCTCGAAGAGCTCATTGGTGCGGATTGGGATGGGTTAGAGGCGCGCACGAAAAGCCTTCTTGATCTGCGGGAAGAGTTGGATGATCTGTTGGCTCCAAAACGGCTTCGCCGCCGGCGCCGTCAGGGATCGCGTCGCGTGGACCCCCAGCCCCTCGAGATCCGTAGCCCCACGGGCTTGCTGATTCAAGTGGGCCGAAACCATCGTCAAAACGACTGGATCAGCCTCCGGCGGGCACGACCTGGTGACCTTTGGTTTCATGCCCAGGAATGTCCGGGTAGTCACGTTGTGTTGAAGGCTTCGGCTGGTTTTGCGGACGACGACGACGTCACCCTTGCGGCTGACCTGGCGGCATGGTTTAGCCGCGCGCGGGGAAATCGCCGGGTGGCTGTGGTGAAAGCCCCTGTCGAGCATCTCCAACGGATTGCTGGTGCAGCACTTGGAACGGTGCAACACAAAGATGGTGAGGTTGTCTGGGCTGAGCCAGATCGAGCCAGACAGCAACTGATCGCCGGCAAGCTCTTAGCCTGA
- the gmk gene encoding guanylate kinase, with the protein MAPAGSIARPTVLTGPSGVGKGTLVARLRERHPELWLSVSATTRAPRTGEREGIHYFFHSKERFNELVQSGGLLEWAEFAGNCYGTPRQPVSERVAKGIPVLLEIELEGARQVRNSLPEAMQIFLAPPSIEELENRIRGRGTEAEEAIQRRLKRAKEELAAQTEFDAVIVNDDLETALAALEKQMNLTVSQ; encoded by the coding sequence ATGGCTCCTGCTGGATCAATCGCCAGGCCCACGGTGCTCACCGGCCCCAGCGGCGTAGGGAAGGGCACCTTGGTCGCCCGCCTGAGAGAACGTCATCCAGAACTATGGCTCTCAGTGTCCGCCACCACGCGCGCTCCTCGCACGGGGGAACGCGAGGGAATTCACTATTTTTTCCACTCCAAAGAACGGTTCAACGAACTCGTTCAAAGCGGTGGATTGCTGGAGTGGGCTGAATTCGCTGGAAACTGCTACGGCACACCTCGGCAACCCGTCAGCGAGCGCGTCGCGAAGGGAATTCCCGTGCTTCTTGAAATTGAATTGGAGGGGGCCAGGCAGGTTCGAAATAGCTTGCCGGAAGCCATGCAAATCTTCCTCGCACCCCCAAGTATTGAAGAGCTTGAGAATCGGATTCGCGGTCGCGGAACGGAAGCAGAAGAGGCGATCCAGCGACGTCTCAAGAGAGCGAAAGAAGAGTTAGCAGCTCAAACAGAATTCGATGCAGTGATCGTCAACGACGATCTTGAAACAGCTTTAGCCGCGTTAGAGAAACAGATGAACTTGACCGTCTCCCAATAA
- the psaJ gene encoding photosystem I reaction center subunit IX — protein sequence MKKFLTTAPVVAAIWFTLTAGILIEWNRFFPDLLFHPMG from the coding sequence ATGAAGAAATTTCTTACTACTGCACCAGTCGTTGCCGCGATTTGGTTCACGCTCACTGCCGGAATTCTGATCGAGTGGAATCGCTTTTTCCCTGATCTCCTCTTCCACCCCATGGGCTGA
- a CDS encoding photosystem I reaction center protein PsaF subunit III, with protein MRRLFAFALSALLVFGFAPVAKADVAGLTPCAESARFQQRASAAATPQAKARFEMYSEAVCGEDGLPHLIVDGRWSHAGDFVFPGLMFLYITGCIGWAGREYLKGTRGTKEQYMKEIQIDVSLAIKSLLASAKWPIAAFGEFTSGKLLESDDKVTISPR; from the coding sequence ATGCGTCGTCTCTTCGCCTTTGCGCTCTCGGCCCTGCTGGTGTTCGGCTTTGCCCCCGTCGCCAAGGCTGATGTAGCGGGTCTGACCCCTTGCGCCGAAAGTGCCCGTTTTCAGCAGCGTGCAAGCGCTGCCGCCACGCCTCAAGCTAAGGCTCGCTTCGAGATGTATAGCGAGGCTGTTTGTGGTGAAGATGGGCTGCCTCACTTGATCGTGGATGGCCGTTGGAGCCATGCCGGTGACTTCGTCTTCCCAGGCCTGATGTTCCTCTACATCACTGGTTGTATTGGCTGGGCGGGTCGTGAGTACCTCAAAGGCACTCGCGGCACCAAGGAGCAGTACATGAAAGAGATTCAGATTGATGTCTCTCTTGCCATCAAGTCCTTGCTGGCCTCAGCTAAATGGCCGATCGCTGCTTTCGGTGAATTCACAAGTGGCAAATTGCTTGAAAGCGACGACAAGGTGACCATCTCTCCTCGCTGA
- the tsaD gene encoding tRNA (adenosine(37)-N6)-threonylcarbamoyltransferase complex transferase subunit TsaD translates to MPIVLALETSCDESAAAVLRQEGDQLTVLSQGIASQVEEHAQWGGVVPEIASRRHVEALPVLVEQALKDADLVAADLDAIAATVAPGLVGALMVGSITGRTLAALHQKPFLAIHHLEAHLASVFLAEHPPQAPYLVLLVSGGHTELIRVDLDGDMKRLGRSHDDAAGEAFDKVARLMGLGYPGGPAIQAIALEGDPKRFRLPKGRVSKPGGGFYPYDFSFSGLKTAVLRHVEALKRESEDLPLADLAASFEQIVADVLVERSLRCCLEQGIDHLVMVGGVAANQRLRSQMQSAGQSKGVSVHIAPLAYCTDNAAMVAVAALRRLSKGVEPSSLELGVSARWPLEKALSLYGSSPPF, encoded by the coding sequence ATGCCCATAGTGCTTGCCCTCGAAACAAGTTGTGACGAGTCAGCCGCGGCGGTGCTTCGTCAGGAGGGCGACCAGCTCACGGTGTTGTCCCAGGGCATCGCCTCCCAGGTGGAGGAGCACGCGCAATGGGGTGGGGTTGTTCCTGAGATTGCCTCGCGCCGGCATGTGGAAGCGCTCCCTGTCCTCGTGGAACAGGCCTTAAAAGACGCGGATCTGGTTGCTGCCGACCTCGATGCCATCGCGGCGACCGTCGCACCTGGCCTTGTAGGAGCCCTGATGGTGGGCTCGATCACCGGGAGGACACTGGCGGCCCTGCATCAGAAGCCGTTCCTGGCCATTCACCATCTCGAAGCACACCTGGCTTCGGTGTTCTTGGCAGAACACCCACCACAGGCTCCTTATCTGGTGCTTCTCGTAAGTGGCGGGCACACGGAACTGATTCGCGTGGATCTCGATGGAGACATGAAACGCCTGGGACGCAGCCATGACGATGCGGCCGGCGAAGCCTTCGACAAAGTGGCTCGACTGATGGGACTGGGCTACCCCGGCGGTCCCGCGATTCAGGCCATCGCCCTGGAGGGAGATCCCAAACGATTTCGGCTACCAAAAGGGCGCGTCTCCAAGCCAGGAGGAGGCTTCTACCCCTACGACTTTTCATTCAGCGGTTTGAAAACTGCCGTGCTTCGGCATGTGGAAGCGTTGAAGCGAGAGTCTGAGGATCTTCCTCTTGCTGATCTGGCCGCCAGCTTTGAACAGATCGTGGCCGATGTGTTGGTGGAGAGAAGCCTGCGCTGCTGCCTCGAGCAGGGGATTGATCATTTGGTCATGGTTGGCGGCGTTGCCGCCAACCAGCGGCTGCGTTCTCAAATGCAAAGCGCCGGGCAGAGCAAGGGGGTGTCCGTGCACATCGCGCCTTTGGCCTATTGCACGGACAACGCAGCGATGGTTGCCGTCGCGGCATTGCGTCGACTCTCAAAAGGCGTGGAACCCAGCTCTCTGGAGCTCGGTGTCTCAGCGCGATGGCCATTAGAGAAAGCATTAAGCCTGTATGGCTCATCACCCCCTTTTTAA
- a CDS encoding chlorophyll a/b-binding protein, with protein sequence MAPNTDLQQKVVAEPIDPVELNAWKRGFTPQAEIWNGRLAMLGLSIGMATLLIVRMFNNAA encoded by the coding sequence ATGGCTCCTAACACTGATCTCCAACAGAAAGTTGTGGCAGAGCCAATCGATCCGGTCGAATTGAACGCTTGGAAGCGAGGATTTACCCCTCAGGCTGAAATCTGGAATGGACGTCTTGCCATGCTCGGGCTTTCGATCGGCATGGCAACACTGTTGATCGTTCGGATGTTTAACAACGCAGCCTGA
- a CDS encoding type IV pilus twitching motility protein PilT has translation MEQIVRIAHEQGHSDVHLGIGESPRFRARGEIIRSDWPPTQPSEFQDWLRELLTPQQIDHFRQGKEFDGAHAFSFVRVRINLFDALRGAAMVLRLIPQTILSLDDLKLPSVLQELCARPKGLLLVTGPTGSGKSTTLAAMIDWINRNQSRHILTIEDPIEFVHESQKSLIRQREVGRHTLQFHHALRAALREDPDVILIGEIRDKETLSTAMEAAQTGHLVFGTLHTNSAVKTVERVLGMYQPEEQESVRQSFAESLLGIISQGLIKSAGGKRAAYHDLMINTDACKDYIKKGALDDVEDIMRRSDFDGMMTANQSLQRLVESGQVEAEQAVAVSPRPNELTQALRGRS, from the coding sequence TTGGAGCAGATCGTTCGCATCGCTCATGAACAAGGGCATTCCGATGTTCACCTTGGGATTGGGGAGAGTCCACGATTTCGAGCCCGCGGCGAGATCATTCGCTCTGATTGGCCTCCCACCCAACCCAGTGAGTTTCAGGACTGGCTCAGAGAATTGCTCACTCCACAGCAGATCGACCACTTCAGACAGGGCAAAGAGTTCGACGGGGCGCATGCTTTTTCTTTTGTGAGGGTGCGCATCAATTTGTTTGATGCACTGCGGGGCGCGGCGATGGTGTTGCGCCTCATCCCTCAGACAATCCTTTCTCTGGACGACCTCAAGCTGCCGTCCGTTCTGCAAGAGCTTTGCGCTCGTCCGAAAGGATTGTTGCTTGTGACTGGCCCTACCGGCTCAGGTAAAAGCACCACTCTGGCAGCCATGATTGATTGGATTAATCGCAATCAAAGCAGGCATATCCTCACGATTGAAGATCCCATTGAATTTGTGCATGAAAGCCAGAAGTCGTTAATCCGACAGCGAGAAGTAGGGCGTCATACGCTCCAGTTTCACCATGCGTTGAGAGCGGCGCTACGAGAAGATCCAGATGTGATTTTGATTGGGGAAATTCGTGACAAAGAAACGCTCAGTACGGCGATGGAAGCAGCTCAGACTGGGCATCTTGTGTTTGGGACCTTGCACACGAACTCGGCGGTTAAAACCGTTGAACGTGTCCTTGGCATGTACCAACCTGAAGAACAAGAAAGTGTCAGGCAGTCTTTTGCAGAATCACTCTTGGGAATTATTTCTCAGGGATTAATTAAGAGTGCTGGTGGTAAGCGTGCCGCCTATCACGATCTAATGATTAATACGGATGCCTGTAAGGATTATATTAAAAAAGGTGCCCTCGATGATGTTGAAGACATCATGCGCAGAAGTGATTTCGATGGAATGATGACAGCGAATCAGTCTTTGCAGAGACTTGTGGAGTCTGGCCAAGTGGAAGCTGAGCAGGCGGTTGCTGTCAGCCCTCGTCCGAATGAACTCACGCAGGCGTTAAGAGGTCGGAGTTGA
- the wecB gene encoding non-hydrolyzing UDP-N-acetylglucosamine 2-epimerase produces the protein MARLPRVTIVLGTRPEAIKLAPVIQEFRACKALETRVVLTGQHREMVSQVMDLFGLSADLDLNLMAPRQTLTHVTCAALQGLRDEFQAFPPQLVLVQGDTTTAFAAALSAFYEQIPVGHVEAGLRTDNLLDPFPEEANRRLISQISHLHFAPTQQSEANLQASGVVGRVLLTGNTVIDALLRMSERAPALSDFAIDWDAQRVILATVHRRENWGDRLKNIADGMLRVLDSHPDTVLLLPLHRNPTVREPLQALLGEHPRVVLTEPLDYDRLVAAMKGCTLLLTDSGGLQEEAPALGKPVLVLRETTERPEAVEAGTARLVGTDPTTIHREASLLLENSEAYNAMAKAVNPFGDGHASERILGAALELLAS, from the coding sequence ATGGCTCGCCTGCCACGCGTGACAATCGTCTTGGGCACGAGGCCTGAAGCCATCAAATTGGCGCCTGTGATCCAAGAATTCCGGGCCTGTAAGGCCTTGGAAACCCGAGTTGTGCTGACAGGTCAGCACCGGGAGATGGTGTCTCAAGTGATGGATTTGTTTGGCCTGAGTGCCGATCTGGATCTCAATCTGATGGCACCACGACAAACGCTTACGCACGTGACTTGTGCAGCGCTGCAGGGCTTGCGAGATGAATTCCAAGCATTTCCTCCACAGCTTGTTCTGGTTCAAGGAGACACCACCACGGCCTTCGCGGCAGCCCTCTCCGCTTTCTACGAGCAAATTCCCGTTGGTCACGTCGAAGCCGGACTGCGTACGGACAATCTTCTCGATCCTTTTCCAGAAGAAGCCAACCGTCGTTTGATTTCTCAAATTTCGCATCTTCACTTTGCTCCCACACAGCAATCAGAAGCCAACCTCCAAGCGTCTGGGGTTGTTGGTCGCGTGTTGCTTACAGGCAACACGGTGATTGATGCCCTGCTGCGAATGTCAGAGCGCGCCCCTGCGTTGAGCGACTTCGCCATCGATTGGGACGCGCAAAGGGTGATTTTGGCAACCGTGCACCGTCGCGAAAATTGGGGTGACCGCCTCAAGAACATCGCGGATGGAATGCTGCGTGTGCTCGACAGTCATCCCGACACCGTGTTGCTGTTGCCTTTGCATCGCAACCCAACCGTGCGTGAACCTCTACAGGCCCTGCTAGGGGAGCATCCCCGCGTGGTGCTGACAGAGCCCCTGGATTACGACCGCTTGGTGGCAGCCATGAAGGGCTGCACGCTCCTACTCACAGACTCCGGTGGGTTGCAGGAAGAAGCACCCGCTCTCGGGAAACCGGTTCTGGTGCTGCGTGAAACCACCGAACGACCCGAAGCCGTTGAGGCCGGAACAGCCCGATTGGTGGGAACGGATCCAACCACGATTCACCGGGAAGCCTCCCTGTTGTTGGAGAACAGCGAGGCCTACAACGCCATGGCGAAAGCCGTGAATCCCTTTGGCGATGGCCACGCGAGTGAAAGGATTCTTGGGGCGGCCCTTGAACTCTTGGCAAGCTGA